A region of Carassius auratus strain Wakin chromosome 41, ASM336829v1, whole genome shotgun sequence DNA encodes the following proteins:
- the LOC113059936 gene encoding voltage-dependent calcium channel gamma-3 subunit-like: MVCEKGIQILLTIVGAFASFGLMTVAIGTDYWLYSRALICNSTANNSQEDPHNKEKKDPGALTHSGLWRICCLEGVKRGVCSQINHFPEDADFDHDGAEYVLRVVRASNIFPILSAILLLMGGVCIAASRFYKSKRNIVLGAGILFVAAGLSNIIGVIVYISAALGDISPKKDEDKKWQYSYGWSFYFGGLSFILAEMVGVLAVNIYIEKNKELRCRSRTDIFKSTTHAMLRLPSYRFRRRSRSSSRSTDPSRSRDPSPVGGPPGSKNFGMPPSALLSQGQISVSTLPNHSSRSALPGGDISLYTLSRDPKLGGLGGLGAPPLYSTVDRATLYQLHNCFPKESGGGGGGMMMSGTLPSLKSHNPSAVQNSSNSNTPLSNSVPSSQPPPFSSSTVERERGMGTLDRLGKGDRESNSNTLNRKTTPV, translated from the exons ATGGTGTGTGAGAAGGGCATTCAGATCCTTCTCACCATCGTGGGTGCTTTCGCATCCTTCGGCCTGATGACGGTGGCTATCGGCACGGATTATTGGCTGTACTCTCGGGCGCTCATCTGCAACAGCACCGCCAACAACTCACAAGAGGATCCCCATAATAAGGAGAAGAAGGACCCCGGGGCCTTGACGCACTCCGGCCTGTGGAGGATCTGTTGTCTGGAGG GGGTGAAGCGTGGTGTGTGCTCCCAGATCAACCACTTCCCAGAGGATGCTGACTTTGATCATGATGGAGCAGAATACGTCCTGC GAGTGGTCCGGGCCTCCAACATCTTTCCCATTCTCAGTGCCATCCTGCTGCTAATGGGAGGAGTCTGTATCGCAGCCAGCCGTTTCTATAAGAGCAAAAGGAACATCGTGCTGGGCGCTGGCATTCTGTTTGTAGCGGCAG GCCTGAGTAACATCATTGGTGTGATAGTGTACATTTCTGCCGCTCTGGGTGACATTTCCCCAAAGAAGGATGAGGACAAGAAATGGCAGTACTCCTACGGCTGGTCCTTCTACTTTGGTGGGCTGTCCTTTATCCTGGCTGAGATGGTGGGCGTCCTGGCGGTAAACATCTACATCGAGAAGAACAAGGAGCTCCGCTGTCGCTCTCGCACTGATATCTTTAAAAGCACCACTCACGCCATGCTACGGCTCCCGAGCTACCGTTTCCGCCGCAGATCGCGTTCCAGCTCTCGATCCACAGACCCCTCGCGCTCACGAGACCCGTCTCCCGTGGGTGGCCCACCGGGGAGTAAGAACTTCGGAATGCCCCCGTCTGCTTTACTCTCCCAGGGGCAAATCTCTGTGTCCACTCTTCCCAACCACTCTTCTCGCTCTGCTCTGCCAGGGGGCGATATTTCCCTTTACACCCTCTCCCGAGACCCCAAACTGGGTGGTTTAGGAGGGCTGGGAGCCCCTCCGCTATACAGCACGGTGGACCGTGCTACACTATACCAGCTGCACAACTGCTTCCCTAAAGAGAGCGGAGGGGGCGGAGGAGGCATGATGATGAGTGGGACGCTGCCCTCGCTCAAATCCCACAATCCCTCAGCTGTCCAGAATTCTTCCAACTCCAACACGCCGCTCAGCAACTCCGTCCCATCCTCCCAGCCTCCACCTTTCTCCTCCTCTACGGTGGAGCGGGAACGAGGGATGGGAACGCTGGATAGGCTAGGAAAAGGTGACAGAGAGAGTAACTCCAACACACTAAATAGGAAAACTACACCAGTGTAG
- the LOC113059942 gene encoding voltage-dependent calcium channel gamma-6 subunit-like isoform X1 translates to MWSNYFLQKEDDGRVGAAALGGVGSKSGRQGKRPRPPRMSDSQEGKIKLAFFVALIGVTLTVLGMGTEFWVELSQPKHSRNNQTCEMAHYGLWKLCVRTLWVSDIDPERESCGPAELPGESNCTYFKVYTSGENAVIFKKTTEKGLHIAGAMLALFSLFLMIMGSVCITMSLSKSVPFFLKPATICFIFSGILVFLSIIVFHQSVLALLASDHSFPLHHELSWSVACLGSAGAILIFGGLIFLLLSLPNNPLEKCFGQQSSSDA, encoded by the exons ATGTGGTCCAACTATTTTTTGCAAAAGGAAGATGACGGGAGAGTAGGTGCGGCGGCTCTGGGTGGAGTTGGCAGTAAGAGCGGGCGTCAAGGTAAACGGCCGAGGCCCCCTCGAATGAGTGACAGCCAAGAGGGCAAGATCAAGCTGGCATTTTTTGTCGCCCTCATAGGCGTGACACTGACGGTACTTGGCATGGGTACAGAGTTCTGGGTGGAGTTATCCCAGCCAAAACACTCCAGGAACAACCAGACATGTGAGATGGCACATTACGGCCTTTGGAAATTATGCGTTCGCACGCTATGGGTGTCAGATATTGACCCGGAGAGAGAGAGTTGTGGACCTGCAGAGCTACCTGGAG AATCAAACTGCACGTACTTTAAAGTCTACACTTCTGGAGAGAATGCTGTCATATTTAAGAAAACGACAGAAAAAG GTTTGCATATAGCAGGTGCAATGTTGGCTTTGTTCAGTTTGTTTCTGATGATCATGGGCTCTGTGTGTATCACTATGTCCCTCAGTAAGAGCGTGCCCTTCTTCCTCAAGCCTGCTACTATCTGCTTCATCTTCTCAG GTATCCTGGTCTTCTTGTCCATCATAGTTTTCCACCAGTCTGTGCTGGCGTTATTGGCAAGCGATCACAGTTTCCCTCTCCATCACGAGTTGTCCTGGTCAGTGGCATGTCTTGGCTCGGCTGGGGCCATTCTCATTTTTGGAGGGCTTATTTTCCTGTTGCTTTCCCTCCCCAACAACCCCCTGGAGAAATGTTTTGGTCAGCAGAGCAGTAGTGATGCCTAG
- the LOC113059942 gene encoding voltage-dependent calcium channel gamma-6 subunit-like isoform X2, with translation MWSNYFLQKEDDGRVGAAALGGVGSKSGRQGVTLTVLGMGTEFWVELSQPKHSRNNQTCEMAHYGLWKLCVRTLWVSDIDPERESCGPAELPGESNCTYFKVYTSGENAVIFKKTTEKGLHIAGAMLALFSLFLMIMGSVCITMSLSKSVPFFLKPATICFIFSGILVFLSIIVFHQSVLALLASDHSFPLHHELSWSVACLGSAGAILIFGGLIFLLLSLPNNPLEKCFGQQSSSDA, from the exons ATGTGGTCCAACTATTTTTTGCAAAAGGAAGATGACGGGAGAGTAGGTGCGGCGGCTCTGGGTGGAGTTGGCAGTAAGAGCGGGCGTCAAG GCGTGACACTGACGGTACTTGGCATGGGTACAGAGTTCTGGGTGGAGTTATCCCAGCCAAAACACTCCAGGAACAACCAGACATGTGAGATGGCACATTACGGCCTTTGGAAATTATGCGTTCGCACGCTATGGGTGTCAGATATTGACCCGGAGAGAGAGAGTTGTGGACCTGCAGAGCTACCTGGAG AATCAAACTGCACGTACTTTAAAGTCTACACTTCTGGAGAGAATGCTGTCATATTTAAGAAAACGACAGAAAAAG GTTTGCATATAGCAGGTGCAATGTTGGCTTTGTTCAGTTTGTTTCTGATGATCATGGGCTCTGTGTGTATCACTATGTCCCTCAGTAAGAGCGTGCCCTTCTTCCTCAAGCCTGCTACTATCTGCTTCATCTTCTCAG GTATCCTGGTCTTCTTGTCCATCATAGTTTTCCACCAGTCTGTGCTGGCGTTATTGGCAAGCGATCACAGTTTCCCTCTCCATCACGAGTTGTCCTGGTCAGTGGCATGTCTTGGCTCGGCTGGGGCCATTCTCATTTTTGGAGGGCTTATTTTCCTGTTGCTTTCCCTCCCCAACAACCCCCTGGAGAAATGTTTTGGTCAGCAGAGCAGTAGTGATGCCTAG